The Euzebyales bacterium genome contains the following window.
AGGTCTACAGCGGTGATGTTCAGGGGAACCGAACGTGGCCAGCGGCAGTTTCGTCCTCGTGCGACCTTGCCCACGATCGCAATCCCACACGAGATGTAGACGGACCGCTGACTCCGTGACCGTCCGGGTGTCCAGGCTTGGAGCCTCTCGCCGGGCAGCCAGCCTGTCGGCGCGACCTACGGCGCGTGGGGAGTGGTGTCCGCCGGGTTCGTCGAGTGGGTCGGGATGACCAGTTCGACGATGGCGCCGCCCTCGGGCCGGTTGGCGGCGCGGGCCTGACCGCCATGCGCGCGTGCGATGGTCTCGACGATCGCGAGGCCGAGCCCGGCGCCTGGCTCGGTCCGAGCCTCGTCGTCGCGTGTGAACCGTTCGAACGCGGACGACACGAACGCCGCGGGAAAGCCCGCCCCCTCGTCGCTGACGCGCAGGACCACACCGCCGTCGTCGGCTGCTGCGTCGAGCAGGATACGTCCACCGCCATGGCGGAGCGCGTTGTCGACGAGGTTGCCCAGCGCCCGCTCGAGCCGCAGACGGTCGCCGTCCATGCTGCCGGGCGGTGTGTGTCCGACCTCTACGGCACGGTCCGCAGCGTCCGCGCGCGTGGCGAACTGACGAGCTACCTGTTCGAGCAGGTCGCGCACCGCGAACGACGCGCGCTGGAGGCGAAGCTGCTCCTCCTCGGTCGAGGCGAGCACGAGGAGATCCTCGGCCAGTCGGGTGAGGCGGTCGACCTCCTCGCCTGCCGAGTGCAACGCGTCCTGCAGGTCCTCGGGGCGTCGCGGCCGCCGGCGGGCGAGGTCGAGCTCGGTCTGCAGGAGCGCGAGTGGGGAGCGCAGCTCATGGCTGGCGTCGGCAATGAAACGGCGTTCGCGGCGCACGCCGCCATCGAGACGCTCGAGCATGGCATTGAGCGTTTCCCCCAACCGACGCACTTCATCGTGCGCCACCGGCAGAGGCAGCCGCTCGCCAGCGGTGTCCGCCGAGATCGCCGTGGCCCGACGCCGCATCTCCTCGACCGGGCGCAACGCTGCGCCAGCCAGCACGTAGCCTGCCACGCTCGCCAACGCGAGGGCAGCCACGCCACCGATCACCAGTTGGGCGAGCAGCAGCTCAAGGGCGTCGGCGACATCGGCGAGCGACGCACCAACCATGACCGTCACGCCATCGTCGGCTGGGCGCCCCAGCAGCCGTACCGGCTCGGTCTCGTCCTCGTCAACCAGCAACGCCTCGGTCGTGGACTGCAGCCGTCCCTCGAGCGCCGCCGCTCGTTGCTCAGCCGACAGCAGCGGCCTGGTCATACTGGCGTAGCCGCAAGCACGTTGCAGTTCGGTGCCAGGATCTGCGCGAACTCATCCTCCTCACGGCCGACGGGGCCTTCGATCTCGCCGGCGTCGATCGATGCGGCAAGCGCCGTGGCGCGGGCGACGAGGCGGTTGTCGACCTGCTCGACCAGAGCGGCGCCCAGACGGATGTACACGAAGACGCCGACCCCGACCAGCACGACGGCCATCGCGAGCGCGAACACCAGCGTCAACCGCAATCGGAGCGGAAGCCGGCTCACCGACGCTGCTCAGCCGTCGGCGTTGAGGCGGTAGCCGACGCCACGCACGGTCTCGATCGTCTCCCGCGCGAACGGCCGATCGACCTTCTCCCGCAGGTAGCGGACGTAGACGTCGACGATGTTCGACCGGCTCTCGTATCCGCCGTCCCAGGCATGCTCCAGAAGTTGGTAGCGCGACAGCGCCTGACCCGGCCGACGCATCATCGTCTCGAGCAGCGCGAACTCCTTCGCAGACAGGTCGATCTCGTGACCCGCGCGCCAGACCTGGTGCGTCGCGGGATCCAACCGCAGGTCCCCGACCTCGAGCGACGTCGGCCGTGCGGGCGCGCCGCGACGCACGAGCGCCCGCAGTCGGGCGAGCAACTCGTCGAAGGCGAACGGCTTCGGCAGATAGTCGTCCGCGCCCGCGTCCAGTCCCGCGACGCGGTCGTCGACGGCATCCCGCGCGGTCAGCATCAACACCGGCGCCCAGATACCCCGACTGCGCAGTCGCCGACACACCTCGAAGCCGTCGACCTCGGGGAGCATGACGTCGAGCACGATAGCGTCGTAGTCCACCGATGCAGCCATCCAAAATGCGTCCCTGCCGGTCGCCGCGACGTCGGTGGCGTAGCCTTCCTCGACGAGACCCCGCCGCAGCAGGCCCGCCATCTTCGCTTCATCCTCCACCACGAGCAGACGCACGATCCCATTGTGCGTGCGCCGATGAGCGGAACGTGAGAGCCATCAGAGGCGTGCATTCGGTGGCAGCGGCGACCGCGACGCTCACGTCGACTCATCGTGATCTCATTCCTCCTCCATAGGGTGAGGGCCACGATCAGTCACAAGGAGGACGATGCATGTCTCGCAAGCTGATGTTCGTCGTCGGAGCCGTGCTGACACTCGCACTGCTCACGACAGGGATCGCCGTCGCAGCCGGCAACCGCGCAGATGACGCGGCCCCGGCCGACACCGCCACCCAATCGAACGACGGTAGCCAGCTCGACGACTCGGGCACCGCCGACGACGCCGAGGACGCCGACACGCCGGATGACGACCAGGAGGCCGGAGAGGCACAGGACTCCGACGAGAACCTGACCGGCTCCCCTGCCGAGCAGGCCGCCAAGGCCGCGCTCGCCGCCACCGGCGGCGGCACTGTCCTCGAGGTCGAGGCTGGTGACGACCCCAACGCCGCGTACGAAGTCGAGATCCGCACACCCAACGGCGACGCCGCCGAAGTGCTCCTCGACACCGACTTCGACGTCATCGGCTCTGTCGCCGGCGACGACGACTGAGCATCGAGTACGCGACCATGAGCGGCCAGGCCGCCCGGCGTCCCGCCGGGCGGCCATGTCCGGTCCAGCTGCCGCCGGGCGCCTACGACGCGGCCGGCCTGCTCGCGGCCCGCTTCACAGTGTCAGGGACGCCATCGCACCTCGACCTGAGTGAGTTCCTCGTCAGCTGACCGCCATGCCGCCCGGCGGAAGTTGCACGCCCGTTCATGCGCCAGGGCCGTCGCTCTGGGCGTTCGGGCCCGTTCCGAGGTCGTGAAGCGGCGTCGCGGCGTTCATGTCGCGTGGTGTCGGTGGCGTTCAAGGACGGTGAGGGCGAGCACCCCGACCGCGGCCGCGGCGATCGCGAGGGAGACGAACAGCTGACTGCCCGACGGTTTGACGGTCATCAGGAACTCGAGCTCAGCCAGGAGGGTCAGCCCCGCGCGGGTGGACGCATGCAGCGTCGGCGCGCGGCTCAGTTGCCGCGTCGCTGGTGGCAGCGGTGCGTCGGACGCAACCTATGAGGGCCGAGGCGTTGAAGGGGCACGCGCGCGTCGCCACTGCAGGTTGAACCGGGTGTCGGGGTCGGTCAGGTCAGCGTTCGTCAGCTCGCGGATTCGCTGGAGGCGGTAGCGCACCGTGCTGCGGTGGACGAACAGATCCGACGCCGAGACGGCGATCGAGGCGGCCTTCTGGTCCGGGAGTCGGTCCCGATCACCCAACGCCTGCAGCACATGCTTCACCCCTGGACCAGCTACGTGATCATCCCGGTGTTCGCGCTGGCGAACGCGGGGCTCGACCTCAGCGCTGTCGGGCTCGACGCCACCCTGCTCGCACCGATCGCTGTCGGCGTGCTGCTCGGACTGCTGGTGGGCAAGCCCGTGGGAGTCACCGCCGGCGCCTGGATCGCGACCCGTCTCACGCGCACGCCACTGCCGGTGGCGTGCCTTGGCGGCAGTTCCCCGGTGCGACGGCGCCGACGGGTCGCATCTCGCGCTCGTAAGGGCCCGGCGCGACTCGTGTTGGGGAGCGTCGCCGCCGCAATCGTCGATACCAGGCCCGTCGCTGCGCTGGTTTTGCCAGGCCACGCAATGACCACAGCGGGCAACTTCGCCTGATGTGCCAACCAGGCGCCAGGCCCGGCGATCATGGCGGAGTCAGGGCGCCCGGGGCCGTGGCTGGGACCTGACCAGCGCGATGGAGGCGACAGGCACAGCCGTGCGCCGTCGCCGACCCGCTCGATGCAGGCCGGCGCGAAGTCGACCGAGCCGTCTTTCGTGGACCACGGCCATCGGTAGCGCTTCGTCCGGCAGGTCGCCACCGATGATCTGGACGGGGCCACCGGCGCATCCGTTCGTCGATCCCGGTCAGGGTGACGCCGGGAGCAAACGGCTTCGGTATCCGCCGGTCGGCCGGCGGCCGCGGCACCACCGGCTCCTCGTGATGGGGAAGTCGGTACACGTGTCGGCGGCCGAGTACGTCGACCAGGTTGGCGACGACGAGCGTCCGCATCACCCCGGCCTCGGTCGCGACGAGCGCCCTGACCGATGCCGGCATCGTCAAACACCGCGTCAAGCTCGTCCTCGCTGTCGTGGAGGGGCACGACTCGCACGCTCCCGGCGGCGCGCCCGTCCATCGACGGCCTGGACGTGATCAGGACCACCGACCGTCGAGCTCGCGCAACGCACGTGCCAGGTTGAACAGCCACTCGGCATGTCCCATCAGCGCGACGCCTGTCGGCGGGGGCTTGGAGACCTTCAGCCCGCGGGCCATGAGCGGGCGTCAGGCTGTGGACCACCCCGGTTCCCAGGATCACGGCGAACGTCACCGGGCCGATGGCATCGGCATCGAAGCCGGCGCCGCTCAGCTCGGCGTTGAACTGGGCGGCCGTTGCGGCGGCGACGATCCCGCGGGGACTCACCCATGCGATCAACGCCCGGTCGCGCCACGACAGCGACGTTCCGGTCAGGGCGATCGCGACGGACGGTGGCCGTACGACGAGCACCAGGAACGCGACGAGCATCGCAACGCGCCCGGCGAACCCGACGAGCTGATCGACGTCGACCAGTGCGCCGAGCAGGATGAACAGCACGCCGATGATCAGGACCTCCAGCGTCTCGCCGAGCCGAGGCCTGGGTCACCGTGTTGGCGAGCGCGATGGCCATGCAGAGCCCCAGGCCCCAAGGCCGAGAACACGAGGAACGGCGCGAGGGTATCGACGACCCCTATCCCGCCGGCGCCTTCGAATCCGCAATGGTCACTTCCAGGTCCCCGTTCCACGTATCAGTCGACCCTCCTCGGTGCTCTGGTTCATCACCATGATCGTCTTTCAGGGATCGCACGCGTTGCTGGACCACAGGGAAGGACAGCAGATGGACCTGACGAGCCAGTTGCGCCACCAAGTGACGGACGCGGCTTCGCGCTATCGCGAGACCTCGCTTGCACGCGAGGAGGTGAAGCGGAAACAGGATCGTGACGGGAAGCAGGTCGTCGACAGCCCCGACCAGGTGGAGGCCAGGTTCGAGCGCCTCGTCCAAATGGGCCAGGTCCCGGCGGACATGATGCTCAGAGCCGCGCCCGAACGAGCGGCCGAGGCCCGCCATCGGACGCTCGAGCGGATCATCGACGAGACCAACGACCTGCAGTCTGCGAGCTTCCTCTCACTGGGCGCTCGGACCGTGCAGACCACAGCGCGCATCTCGACGAACAATCGGCTCCGCCGTTTGCCGATCGGCACTGGATTCCTGGTGTCGCCGCGCCTGCTGATGACGAACAACCATGTCCTGTCCGATCCTCACGAGGCGTCACGTGCGGTCGCGGAGTTCAACTTCGAGCTCGATGCCGACAGCGTCCAGGGCACGGTCGCAGGCTACAGGCTGGAGCCGGACGTGCTGTTCCTCACCGACGCGCACCTCGACTACACGCTGGTCGCCCTGGCGCCGTTATCTGACGGGCGGACTGTGGGCGACGAGTTCGGCTGGAACAGGCTGATGGCGCAGCAGGGAAAGATCATCATCGGCGAATCACTCAACGTGGTGGGGCATCCGATGGGCCGTCTGAAGGAGATCACGATCCGCAGCGGGACGTTGCAGTTCCAGCACGACGAATTCCTCCAGTACACGACCGATACCGAGCCGGGCAACTCCGGATCCCCGATCTACAACGACCAGTGGGAGATCGTCGCGCTGCACCACGCAGGCGTCCCGTCCACCGACGCCGAAGGGAACTGGCTCAAGCGGGACGGCAGTCGATGGCTACCAACTGACGGCGACGACGCTGTCCACTGGGTCGCCAACGAGGGTGCGCGGATCAGCGTGCTGCTCGATCACATCAGCGAGCAGCCTGTCGACGATCCCGCGCGAGGCCTGCTCGAGGAAATGCTCGTCGGCACCGGCCGCGTGATCGGCTCACGGCCGAGCGAGACCGACGACAGTGCAGCACCGCAGGCGGAGTCCGAGCGGATCACCGTCGCCGTGGAGGGGACATCAGGCGTGACAGCCCGCCGCCCCCCGCGCAATGGCGTCAACGTGGTCTTCCTCCACGGACGTGGGCAGGAAAGCAGAGATCCGCGCAGGCTCCGTCGCATGTGGACAGCGGGCCT
Protein-coding sequences here:
- a CDS encoding serine protease, translating into MKRKQDRDGKQVVDSPDQVEARFERLVQMGQVPADMMLRAAPERAAEARHRTLERIIDETNDLQSASFLSLGARTVQTTARISTNNRLRRLPIGTGFLVSPRLLMTNNHVLSDPHEASRAVAEFNFELDADSVQGTVAGYRLEPDVLFLTDAHLDYTLVALAPLSDGRTVGDEFGWNRLMAQQGKIIIGESLNVVGHPMGRLKEITIRSGTLQFQHDEFLQYTTDTEPGNSGSPIYNDQWEIVALHHAGVPSTDAEGNWLKRDGSRWLPTDGDDAVHWVANEGARISVLLDHISEQPVDDPARGLLEEMLVGTGRVIGSRPSETDDSAAPQAESERITVAVEGTSGVTARRPPRNGVNVVFLHGRGQESRDPRRLRRMWTAGLGKGLVLADMDPIDARDVWFPFYGDVLVDWLGARERLPDFDTHIAAAAVAPSDASARELYEALVTEAAERAGYPQDADAREGMFDRLLGGLQRRLSWLADRSRLDELVIAAIFRDVAAYLSSATVRDAVLDTVLAGVPRSGEIVLVSHSLGTVVAMDLVTRLPDAIDVALLVTAGSPLGMDTVFNRLLTKGPHRPSEVGDWVNVWSPADPVAIGCPLTDDWGRPLVEVITDNATNRAHAIDEYLADVRVARAIGAAL
- a CDS encoding Na+/H+ antiporter NhaA — protein: MLHPWTSYVIIPVFALANAGLDLSAVGLDATLLAPIAVGVLLGLLVGKPVGVTAGAWIATRLTRTPLPVACLGGSSPVRRRRRVASRARKGPARLVLGSVAAAIVDTRPVAALVLPGHAMTTAGNFA
- a CDS encoding helix-turn-helix domain-containing protein, with the protein product MKHVLQALGDRDRLPDQKAASIAVSASDLFVHRSTVRYRLQRIRELTNADLTDPDTRFNLQWRRARAPSTPRPS
- a CDS encoding response regulator transcription factor, whose amino-acid sequence is MRLLVVEDEAKMAGLLRRGLVEEGYATDVAATGRDAFWMAASVDYDAIVLDVMLPEVDGFEVCRRLRSRGIWAPVLMLTARDAVDDRVAGLDAGADDYLPKPFAFDELLARLRALVRRGAPARPTSLEVGDLRLDPATHQVWRAGHEIDLSAKEFALLETMMRRPGQALSRYQLLEHAWDGGYESRSNIVDVYVRYLREKVDRPFARETIETVRGVGYRLNADG
- a CDS encoding PepSY domain-containing protein, coding for MSRKLMFVVGAVLTLALLTTGIAVAAGNRADDAAPADTATQSNDGSQLDDSGTADDAEDADTPDDDQEAGEAQDSDENLTGSPAEQAAKAALAATGGGTVLEVEAGDDPNAAYEVEIRTPNGDAAEVLLDTDFDVIGSVAGDDD
- a CDS encoding ATP-binding protein, producing the protein MTRPLLSAEQRAAALEGRLQSTTEALLVDEDETEPVRLLGRPADDGVTVMVGASLADVADALELLLAQLVIGGVAALALASVAGYVLAGAALRPVEEMRRRATAISADTAGERLPLPVAHDEVRRLGETLNAMLERLDGGVRRERRFIADASHELRSPLALLQTELDLARRRPRRPEDLQDALHSAGEEVDRLTRLAEDLLVLASTEEEQLRLQRASFAVRDLLEQVARQFATRADAADRAVEVGHTPPGSMDGDRLRLERALGNLVDNALRHGGGRILLDAAADDGGVVLRVSDEGAGFPAAFVSSAFERFTRDDEARTEPGAGLGLAIVETIARAHGGQARAANRPEGGAIVELVIPTHSTNPADTTPHAP